The Acanthochromis polyacanthus isolate Apoly-LR-REF ecotype Palm Island chromosome 5, KAUST_Apoly_ChrSc, whole genome shotgun sequence genome includes a window with the following:
- the mapk14b gene encoding mitogen-activated protein kinase 14B isoform X1, which translates to MSQKERPTFYRQELNKTVWEVPERYQNLAPVGSGAYGSVCSAYDVKSGLKVAVKKLSRPFQSIIHAKRTYRELRLLKHMKHENVIGLLDVFTPATSLQEFNDVYLVTHLMGADLNNIVKCQKLTDDHVQFLIYQILRGLKYIHSADIIHRDLKPSNLAVNEDCELKILDFGLARHTDDEMTGYVATRWYRAPEIMLNWMHYNMTVDIWSVGCIMAELLTGRTLFPGTDHINQLQQIMRLTGTPPASLISRMPSHEARNYINSLPHMPKRNFADVFIGANPLAVDLLEKMLVLDTDKRITASEALAHSYFSQYHDPDDEPEAEPYDQSFESRELEIEEWKKLTYEEVLSFEPPSFDGDEMES; encoded by the exons ATGTCGCAGAAGGAGAGACCCACTTTCTACCGACAGGAGCTCAACAAAACCGTGTGGGAGGTTCCGGAGCGGTACCAGAACTTAGCTCCCGTCGGCTCCGGCGCTTACGGATCCGTATG TTCAGCGTACGATGTGAAGAGTGGCCTGAAGGTAGCGGTGAAGAAGTTGTCCAGACCTTTCCAGTCCATCATCCATGCAAAGAGAACGTACAGAGAGCTGCGGCTGCTCAAACACATGAAGCACGAGAAT gTGATTGGTCTATTAGATGTTTTCACACCAGCCACAAGCTTGCAGGAATTCAATGATGT GTACTTGGTGACGCACCTAATGGGTGCAGACCTCAACAACATTGTAAAGTGTCAGAAGCTAACTGATGACCACGTCCAGTTCCTCATCTACCAGATCCTCAGAGGCTTAAAG TACATCCACTCTGCAGATATCATCCACAGA GATTTGAAGCCTAGTAATCTGGCGGTGAATGAAGACTGTGAGCTCAAG ATTCTGGACTTTGGTTTGGCGCGGCACACAGACGATGAAATGACAGGATACGTAGCCACCCGATGGTACCGAGCCCCAGAGATCATGCTCAACTGGATGCACTACAACATGACCG TGGATATCTGGTCGGTGGGCTGCATCATGGCTGAGCTGCTTACAGGACGGACGCTCTTTCCTGGAACAGACC ATATAAACCAGCTGCAGCAGATAATGCGCCTGACGGGAACACCCCCGGCCTCCCTCATAAGCAGGATGCCCAGCCATGAG GCGAGGAACTACATCAACTCACTTCCCCACATGCCCAAGAGGAACTTTGCTGATGTGTTTATTGGTGCCAATCCTCTTG CAGTGGActtgctggaaaaaatgctggTGCTGGACACAGACAAGCGGATCACAGCGTCTGAAGCTCTGGCCCACTCTTACTTTTCTCAGTACCACGATCCAGACGACGAGCCTGAAGCCGAGCCGTATGACCAGAGCTTTGAAAGCCGGGAGCTGGAAATTGAGGAGTGGAAGA AATTAACCTACGAAGAGGTACTCAGCTTTGAGCCGCCATCGTTTGATGGAGACGAGATGGAATCTTGA
- the mapk14b gene encoding mitogen-activated protein kinase 14B isoform X2, producing the protein MSQKERPTFYRQELNKTVWEVPERYQNLAPVGSGAYGSVCSAYDVKSGLKVAVKKLSRPFQSIIHAKRTYRELRLLKHMKHENVIGLLDVFTPATSLQEFNDVYLVTHLMGADLNNIVKCQKLTDDHVQFLIYQILRGLKYIHSADIIHRDLKPSNLAVNEDCELKILDFGLARHTDDEMTGYVATRWYRAPEIMLNWMHYNMTVDIWSVGCIMAELLTGRTLFPGTDHIDQLKRIMVLVGKPGDEFMMKMSSEAARNYINSLPHMPKRNFADVFIGANPLAVDLLEKMLVLDTDKRITASEALAHSYFSQYHDPDDEPEAEPYDQSFESRELEIEEWKKLTYEEVLSFEPPSFDGDEMES; encoded by the exons ATGTCGCAGAAGGAGAGACCCACTTTCTACCGACAGGAGCTCAACAAAACCGTGTGGGAGGTTCCGGAGCGGTACCAGAACTTAGCTCCCGTCGGCTCCGGCGCTTACGGATCCGTATG TTCAGCGTACGATGTGAAGAGTGGCCTGAAGGTAGCGGTGAAGAAGTTGTCCAGACCTTTCCAGTCCATCATCCATGCAAAGAGAACGTACAGAGAGCTGCGGCTGCTCAAACACATGAAGCACGAGAAT gTGATTGGTCTATTAGATGTTTTCACACCAGCCACAAGCTTGCAGGAATTCAATGATGT GTACTTGGTGACGCACCTAATGGGTGCAGACCTCAACAACATTGTAAAGTGTCAGAAGCTAACTGATGACCACGTCCAGTTCCTCATCTACCAGATCCTCAGAGGCTTAAAG TACATCCACTCTGCAGATATCATCCACAGA GATTTGAAGCCTAGTAATCTGGCGGTGAATGAAGACTGTGAGCTCAAG ATTCTGGACTTTGGTTTGGCGCGGCACACAGACGATGAAATGACAGGATACGTAGCCACCCGATGGTACCGAGCCCCAGAGATCATGCTCAACTGGATGCACTACAACATGACCG TGGATATCTGGTCGGTGGGCTGCATCATGGCTGAGCTGCTTACAGGACGGACGCTCTTTCCTGGAACAGACC ACATTGATCAGTTGAAGCGTATCATGGTGCTCGTCGGAAAACCGGGGGACGAGTTCATGATGAAAATGTCCTCGGAGGCT GCGAGGAACTACATCAACTCACTTCCCCACATGCCCAAGAGGAACTTTGCTGATGTGTTTATTGGTGCCAATCCTCTTG CAGTGGActtgctggaaaaaatgctggTGCTGGACACAGACAAGCGGATCACAGCGTCTGAAGCTCTGGCCCACTCTTACTTTTCTCAGTACCACGATCCAGACGACGAGCCTGAAGCCGAGCCGTATGACCAGAGCTTTGAAAGCCGGGAGCTGGAAATTGAGGAGTGGAAGA AATTAACCTACGAAGAGGTACTCAGCTTTGAGCCGCCATCGTTTGATGGAGACGAGATGGAATCTTGA